From the genome of Bubalus bubalis isolate 160015118507 breed Murrah chromosome 2, NDDB_SH_1, whole genome shotgun sequence, one region includes:
- the ZNF451 gene encoding E3 SUMO-protein ligase ZNF451 isoform X6, whose protein sequence is MGDPGSEIIECIPPAGPEASESTVEENEDDIQFVSEGPLRPVLEYIDLVSSDDDEPSTSQRERMPESKAPSSESRRPEMCSGCRAPPPSGDSSSSSGRCASSPQRMVSHPSSVENPLETQRNDHSNSDIKISETETLEPSQNYQSLPPSPLLVPQESIASSEVKEGLPVESPASQHGRDALLYLQTQVAEMSRVIRDLQSRSCFRFHHSRTGEASSVPWDISTSREEQLSAVEEEAECKSPSADDKGQPADPSQSSFTGLLKRMEQRGVIKRVTLQSEAEPCEGKPDCVTSKKRLVPPLHPLLRIATAEVFKDPADCHPSSFMGHRVYPVAKDTSPFQPNPPAGGPIVEALEHSRRGGTTSPLDSTSKEMEVMGCRFYHAASIAARAASYMAYMTQYQRKLWEDMEDLVHDPEFDRGKARCIISDGMDAGLWQLCTTRDIMDSVVRVMAMAIDYRRQAWLRLTSLTKKTQEKISHLPFDGTCLFGQDVNAVVAEENSVKENDYKDHSKYYNQHRCFYSHDQKAHYHSRGYSRGDWYRPRNHPYRHRKRADSPERHGYKN, encoded by the exons GAAGGACCGTTGAGGCCTGTTCTGGAATACATTGACCTGGTCAGCAGTGATGATGATGAGCCCAGCACCTCTCAACGTGAG AGAATGCCTGAGTCTAAGGCGCCATCCTCAGAGAGTCGTCGCCCAGAAATGTGCTCTGGCTGCAGGGCTCCTCCTCCCAGTGGAGACAGCAGCTCCTCCTCTGGGCGCTGCGCCAGCAGTCCTCAAAGGATGGTTTCTCACCCTTCTTCCGTTGAGAACCCATTGGAGACCCAGAGAAATGATCACAGTAATTCAGATATTAAGATCTCTGAGACAGAGACACTTGAGCCATCACAGAATTACCAGAGTCTGCCTCCATCTCCACTCCTGGTGCCCCAAGAGTCTATAGCCTCCTCAGAGGTCAAGGAGGGTTTGCCCGTAGAGTCTCCAGCTTCCCAGCACGGGCGGGATGCCCTCCTGTATCTCCAGACACAGGTGGCTGAGATGTCCCGAGTGATACGTGACCTGCAGTCCAGGAGCTGCTTCCGATTTCATCATTCCCGCACAGGTGAGGCCTCCTCGGTTCCTTGGGACATCTCCACCTCCAGAGAAGAACAGTTATCCGCAGTCGAAGAAGAGGCTGAGTGCAAGTCCCCTTCGGCCGACGACAAAGGGCAGCCAGCTGACCCCAGTCAGTCCAGCTTCACAGGGCTGTTGAAAAGAATGGAACAGAGAGGTGTTATCAAGAGAGTCACCTTACAGTCAGAAGCAGAACCGTGTGAGGGGAAGCCTGACTGTGTGACCTCCAAGAAGCGCTTGGTCCCTCCGTTGCATCCTCTTCTGAGAATTGCCACTGCGGAGGTTTTCAAAGACCCTGCTGATTGCCATCCCTCTTCTTTCATGGGACACAGGGTGTATCCTGTGGCTAAGGACACCTCTCCTTTCCAGCCAAATCCCCCAGCAGGGGGCCCCATTGTCGAAGCGCTAGAGCACAGCAGGAGAGGAGGCACCACGTCACCCCTGGATTCCACCTCAAAGGAGATGGAGGTCATGGGCTGCAGGTTCTACCATGCTGCTTCCATCGCAGCCCGAGCTGCCAGCTACATGGCCTACATGACGCAGTATCAGCGTAAACTCTGGGAAGACATGGAGGACCTGGTCCATGACCCCGAGTTTGATCGTGGAAAGGCAAGATGTATCATATCTGATGGCATGGATGCAGGCCTCTGGCAGCTGTGTACTACCAGGGACATAATGGACTCTGTGGTCAGAGTTATGGCGATGGCAATAGACTACAGAAGGCAGGCGTGGCTTCGGCTCACATCCCTCACGAAGAAGACCCAGGAGAAGATCTCACACTTGCCCTTTGATGGTACTTGCCTCTTTGGCCAAGATGTGAATGCTGTTGTTGCAGAAGAAAACAGTGTGAAAGAAAACGACTATAAAGACCACAGTAAATACTATAACCAGCATCGATGCTTCTACAGTCACGACCAGAAAGCACATTACCACAGTCGCGGGTATTCCCGAGGGGACTGGTACAGACCTCGCAACCACCCctatagacacagaaaaagggCAGACTCTCCGGAACGCCATGGGTACAAGAATTAG